One segment of Erigeron canadensis isolate Cc75 chromosome 2, C_canadensis_v1, whole genome shotgun sequence DNA contains the following:
- the LOC122587986 gene encoding uncharacterized protein LOC122587986, translating into MIKEKVAINVQREFEKRDAKDNGKKTEDEKEVEVTGERTYKKKFTFRDFEVCHPPEYHGDCDPIVCTWWISEIEGAFRTSQCPSHLKVVFAVGMLRNSGKRWWDGLLTIKKVALDNVEWPEFKEMFFKEFWSEAEVTKIRSEFLNDCQGTMSLNEFRAQFLDKAQFCPDFLKNDQLLKEQFYLKLKKSLREKISLRQMESFSMLADVARDHEIEMVRVDEGELKRKHEDVNSPNKRFKQEGSSGNNSHRRNIPFCRQCKRNHSGACKATDRGCYTCGKPGHTSRECRSKPQKPVYCFKCFEEGHMRNSCPKLTEEERLEERRKEAERKNDQAHRNPRWNN; encoded by the coding sequence ATGATCAAGGAAAAAGTTGCAATTAATGTGCAACGGGAGTTCGAGAAGCGTGATGCCAAAGATAATGGCAAGAAAACTGAAGATGAAAAGGAAGTAGAAGTGACCGGGGAAAGAACTTACAAGAAGAAATTCACCTTCCGAGACTTTGAAGTGTGCCACCCACCGGAGTATCACGGTGACTGTGATCCCATCGTGTGTACCTGGTGGATATCTGAGATCGAGGGGGCATTCCGTACTAGTCAATGTCCCTCTCATTTGAAAGTGGTATTCGCGGTTGGGATGTTAAGAAATAGTGGAAAGAGGTGGTGGGATGGCTTGTTGACAATCAAGAAGGTGGCCTTGGATAACGTAGAGTGGCCCGAGTTTAAAGAAATGTTCTTCAAGGAATTTTGGTCGGAAGCCGAAGTAACAAAGATTAGAAGCGAATTTCTCAACGATTGTCAAGGTACCATGAGCTTGAACGAATTCCGAGCCCAATTCTTGGACAAGGCTCAATTTTGTCCGGATTTTCTAAAGAATGATCAATTGCTCAAAGAGCAATTTTActtgaagttgaaaaagagcCTACGAGAGAAGATTAGCCTACGCCAAATGGAGTCTTTCTCCATGTTGGCGGATGTGGCTAGGGACCACGAGATTGAGATGGTTAGGGTGGATGAAGGCGAGTTAAAAAGGAAGCACGAAGATGTGAATTCCCCCAACAAACGGTTCAAACAAGAGGGTAGTTCCGGTAACAACTCTCATAGAAGAAACATTCCCTTTTGCCGTCAATGCAAGAGGAATCACTCAGGGGCATGTAAGGCGACAGATAGAGGTTGTTATACTTGTGGGAAGCCGGGGCACACTAGTCGGGAGTGCCGGTCAAAGCCCCAAAAGCCCGTTTATTGTTTCAAATGTTTTGAAGAGGGCCACATGAGAAACTCGTGTCCTAAATTGACCGAGGAAGAAAGACTTGAGGAAAGGAGGAAAGAAGCGGAAAGGAAGAATGATCAAGCTCACAGAAATCCACGGTGGAACAACTAA
- the LOC122587987 gene encoding putative UPF0481 protein At3g02645, translated as MNTAGGDTFKILLDCVEKGQNRYNDNQTSIFMVPSMLRDLSQGSFEPRLVSIGPLHSEHKNVQQSSGLKESYLHDLFHNFDFSDSMREQALKDCMEKVNTSINQIKASYSVMKSPVSDDELAKMMVLDGCFILEFCYKHFKNYKVCLPNMMQNVCIAIDLILVENQIPFFVLQDLFDCTLKKHVTISLTKMLYTVLAEYLHPFYYPIPETADSVPDVATDSTYDHILGLFHRRYKLPQTNPSEETKPPLQSEETETQVHSAIDLDRSGVKFMPHQNETFPMTIEFKPSLFTYFPFYWGKPTLFLPKLVIDDYSEPVFRNFIAYEQSVPRVHYHFTSYAYAMDKLVDTQEDVTRLVKSKVIVNRLGSDEEAANLINRLCRNISLVDYCYTQRFKEVHDYYSGYWPKNVARLRRTYFSSPWNAIALFAGIILFSLTVVQTVISILAIMADQRNDEDEHNRQNEEEEPIFNEDSMDISDQIRRALEKYTPVLLKRLNQTLEGR; from the exons ATGAATACTGCCGGTGGTGACACATTCAAAATACTACTTGATTGTGTAGAAAAAGGACAGAATCGCTACAACGATAATCAGACGTCTATTTTCATGGTTCCTAGTATGCTTAGAGATCTTAGCCAAGGTTCATTTGAGCCTCGGTTGGTCTCTATAGGACCTCTGCACAGTGAGCATAAAAATGTGCAACAATCATCAGGGCTGAAAGAGTCTTATCTGCACGACCTATTCCATAATTTCGACTTCTCAGATTCCATGCGAGAACAAGCTTTAAAAGATTGTATGGAAAAGGTAAATACTTCCATAAACCAAATCAAGGCATCATATTCTGTTATGAAAAGTCCTGTTAGTGATGACGAGCTTGCCAAGATGATGGTTCTGGATGGTTGCTTCATACTCGAATTCTGTTACAAGCATTTCAAGAATTACAAAGTGTGTTTGCCAAACATGATGCAAAATGTTTGTATTGCCATTGATCTAATTTTGGTGGAGAATCAAATTCCTTTCTTTGTTCTTCAAGATTTATTCGACTGCACCCTCAAAAAACACGTAACAATTTCTCTTACAAAAATGCTTTATACAGTTCTAGCAGAGTACCTCCATCCATTCTACTATCCCATACCTGAAACCGCCGATTCAGTCCCAGATGTTGCCACAGATTCAACATATGATCATATTCTTGGCCTTTTTCACAGACGTTACAAGCTTCCACAAACCAACCCATCAGAGGAAACCAAACCACCACTACAATCGGAGGAAACCGAAACCCAGGTACATTCAGCTATAGACCTTGATAG GTCAGGGGTGAAATTTATGCCTCACCAAAATGAAACATTCCCGATGACCATTGAGTTTAAACCATCTTTGTTTACATATTTTCCATTCTATTGGGGCAAGCCTACTCTTtttttgccaaaacttgttaTTGATGACTATAGTGAGCCAGTATTCAGAAACTTCATCGCGTATGAGCAATCTGTACCTCGTGTTCATTATCACTTCACATCATATGCATATGCTATGGATAAACTAGTCGATACTCAAGAGGATGTTACTAGGCTGgtgaaatcaaaagttatagtCAACAGACTAGGTTCAGATGAAGAGGCTGCAAATCTGATCAACAGACTATGTAGAAACATTTCACTTGTCGATTACTGTTACACCCAACGGTTCAAAGAAGTGCACGACTATTACAGTGGTTACTGGCCCAAAAATGTTGCAAGGTTAAGACGTACGTATTTCAGTAGTCCATGGAATGCCATTGCTCTATTTGCTGGAATCATCTTGTTTTCTCTGACCGTTGTTCAAACTGTCATTTCCATCCTTGCCAT TATGGCCGATCAACGCAATGACGAAGATGAACATAATAgacaaaatgaagaagaagagccTATATTTAATGAAGATAGCATGGATATCTCAGACCAAATTAGGAGAGCGCTTGAAAAGTATACTCCAGTTTTGCTCAAAAGGCTAAATCAAACATTGGAAGGGAGGTAA